GATTCGATCCTTCAAGGATCCAATCAAGCTACAAATCAAAAGGAAATTGCCGTGATTTACTCAAAATCGCTCGGTAACAACCTCACCCTTTGATCTCAATGACGTCTATTTTTTTGCAGGTGGCCGATAATTCTGGTCGCTAAGACGTTGAGAAGTTGCGTGGCAATCTAGGGAGGATACCGAATGCGAGTGATGATTCTGGATGATGACCCCTGGATATCCGATCTTTTGAAACAGCTCGTGCTGAGCATCCGTCCGGTTGCCCAGGTCGATTGCTTCACCGACGTCGCTAGTGCTTTAGACGCTTGGCAGCCAAGCACCTATCAGTTGGTGATGGCCGACTGGAATCTACCGGATGCCCCCGGCGTCAACCTGTTGCAGAAAATTCGCGAAAAAGATCAAGACACGCCGCTGGTCATGATCACCGGGCGCGCTGATCGAGACAGTGTGTTGGCGGTCAAATCACTGAGAATCAGCGCATTTTTCACCAAGCCATTCCAGGTTTCTCGCGTCGTGCAATGCCTGGATACGCTCCTTCCGCTTGATGAGCCCCCCGGAGCTACCACTGTCAACGCTGAAGACCTGATCAGCTATCTCAGTGGTTTGTCTGCTGCAGAGTTGGACTTGCCTTTACTGGCGTCGATAAAAGACATGCTTCAGCTCGGCTATGGCGGGGCGGTGATGGATTTGCGGGAACTCGTTATTGATTGGCAGTATGACCCGGCGCTATGTGCGCACTTGATTGCCGCCGCCAACGGTGCCGCGTATCTCGGGTTCGGACAGCCATGCACAAATTTGAACGGTGCCTTGGCGCGGCTAGGTGGGCTTACCAGCGTAAATCTGGCGATCAGCCAGGCCTTGCGACAGACCGCCACTCAACCTGATGGCATGCTTAAGACTTTCATCCAGGCTCATCTGGATGAAGCCGAGCGTTTAGCTGAAAGGGTTGTGCTGTTAGCTCAACAATGTGGTCTGGATCCCGCTCCGCTGCAAAGTGCCGCCCTGTTGCACCGCATTGGCGAACTCTGTGTGCTGTACCAAACGCAGAAATGGGAGAACCAGGGCAATTGCGTGACCGAAGACACCCTTACCCACGCTGCCCGTGATTTTTCAGCGCCTTTCGCCATTCGCTTGAAAGCGCAGTGGGGGCTGCCTATGGTTCTACGCGAGTTGATAGGCGCAATTTATGCGTTGCCCCGCATGCAAGTTCGCCGCGAACAAGTGGTTATGCGCCTTGCTGCCGCCATCAACAACGGCGAACCCCAAGCAGACATAGACAGGCTTCAACGATTAGCCGGCCTGCCCTGAGCGTATTCATGACTCACAGGTTGCTCATATTGCGGCCCCTCCAACAGGGTTTGAACGTTAATCTCGAAGGCTCAAGGCCTTCTGCGATGGGACATTGCGGGTGAGAAAGCACAAGTTTTTTGCATGGAACTGGGGAGTAGCGATCACTCTGGCCGTGGGGTTAGGGGCAAGTATTCTGGGTGGCTTGACCCTTGGGCGCATGAACGATCAGCAGGTTCAAGAAGCGATTACAGCGGCGACAGAAGACGCCGCAGAGTTGGTTTTAATGCGTCTCAATCTTTACCAATACGGTTTGCGAGGCGCTCGAGGAGCGGTGCTGACAGCAGGCGAATATGACATTAGCCGTGAAGTGTTTCGCCGATATCACAGAACCCGTGACCTCGCTTTCGAGTTCCCCGGTGCCAGTGCTTTTGGTTTTATCAGGCGTGTACCAGAACGTGATGAAAACGAGTTTCTCAAGCACGCTCGAGCTGACGGCGCAGCGGATTTCTCCATTCATCAATTCTCCGCGCATGCAGGCGAGCGCTACGTTATTCAGTATGTCCAGCCGGCTGAAGGTAACCAGGCTGCGATTGGCTTGGATATAGCGTCAGAAACATCGCGGCGAGAGGCGGCACAATCCTCGATACAAAGCGGTGCGGCACGGATCACTGGGCCCATCACGCTAATACAGGCCATAGGAAAACCACAGCAGTCTTTCCTGGTGTTGATGCCCATCTTTCGCGGCGGAGTCACTCCGGTGACCGCTGCTGAACGAGAGGCAGCTGCTTTTGGCTGGAGCTATGTTGTGTTGCAGACCGAAGAGGTACTCAAAGGCCTGCGCATCGAAAATGAGACGGTACATTTGCGATTAAGGGATATCACCGTCCCCGGACAAGAGAAGCTGTTTTATGAAAGCACCGATGACTCGGCTCGCGGTGAAACGTTGAGGACCCATCAGCTGGAGCGCGAGGTTTACGGACGGCGGTGGCAAATCGAACTCGACGCAAATTCGCTGTTTATCCAGCGCCTACATCAGGTTTCACCAAAAGTTGTGCTGTTTTTCGGTGGTCTTCTCACGCTTCTTCTGGCGACCTTGGTGAGTGTCGGGAGTGTCAGCCGTCAACGTCGGCGTCAGATATTTGTCGAGCAGGCGAGGCTGGCTTCCATCGTTGAAAGCTCGGGCGATGGCATTATTGGAAAAACCCTCGATGGCGTCGTCACCAACTGGAACAAAGGAGCCGAGCGCCTTTTTGGGTTCGCCGCCGAGGAGGCGGTGGGACAGACACTCGCCAATTTGATTGTTCCGGCAGAGCTTGTCACAGAGGAAGCTCATATCCTTGCGCGTATCAGGGCGGGTGAGCGTATCGGCAGCTTTGATACACAGCGCCATCACAAAGACAGGCGACTGATTGATGTCTCCGTCAGCATCTCACCCATTTATGGCGAGGGTGGTCGCGTCATTGGGGCGTCTAAGACGTTAAGGGATATTTCGGCGAAAAAAGTGGCAGAGGCCCGAATTCTTGAACTCAACTCCAACCTAGAAGAGCAGGTTGCGCAACGAACATCCGAGTTGCGGCATCTCAATCTGCTGTTGGACACGGTGCTACGCTCGGCTACTGAGGTTTCGATCATTGCGACGGATCTCGATGGTGTTATCCGTGTGTTCAACAAAGGCGCCGAGCATTTGTTGGGTTATGGCGCCGATGAGTTAGTGGGCAAAGACACCCCGGCGCTCTTCCATGTCCCAGAGGAAGTTGCTGCACGTGGCGTTGAGCTGAGCGAGGAGTACGCTCAGACTATCGACGGTTTCCGTGTGCTTACCCATAAACCTGAGCTTGAAGGCGCAGAAACCCGAGAGTGGACTTACACACGCAAGGATGGCTCGCGGTTTCCTGTCACGTTAGTGGTTACCTCCATGCGCGATGCCGATGGGGTATTGAGTGGCTATCTGGGTATTGCGGTAGACATCACTGAACGTAAAGCGGCAGAAAAGGAACTGGCTGCGAGCCTGAGGACGACACTGGAACAACGTAGCGAACTGATGGCGGTGCACGATCAACTGCTGATGGCTGCTGAAGTAGCCGAATTGGGCGTCTGGTCTTGGACGTTGGCGGACAATAACTTGCAGTGGAATGACCGTATGTTCGAGTTCTACGGGCAGCCACTGACGTTGCGCAATAACGGTCTGAGCTATATGCACTGGTACTCGCGTGTTCACCCCGAGGATGTCGTGGCAGCGGCGGCAAAGCTGAATGCCGCCGTCGAGGGGACTGATGTGTATGACACAATTTTTCGTGTCGTTCACCCGGACGGTCAGATCCGCTTTATACATGCCGGCGCGCAGATTGAACGCAGTCCGAACGGTGCGGCATTGCGTGTGACCGGGATCAATCGGGACATCACTGTCCAGCGCGAGCTAGAGTCGCATCTGCTGTACGCCAAGGAACAGGCCGATGCGGGGAGTGCGGCCAAGTCTGCCTTCCTGGCCAACATGAGTCATGAAATACGCACACCGATGAACGCCGTGTTGGGTATGTTGCAGTTGGTGCAGAACACCGAACTGAATGGTCGCCAACTCGATTATGTGACCAAGGCGCAGACCGCTGCGAAATCACTGCTGGGTTTGCTCAATGACATTCTCGATTATTCCAAGATTGAGGCGGGCAAACTGCAACTCGATGTGCACCCGTTCGAGCTTGAACCGCTGATGCGTGACCTCGCCGTTGTGCTGACAGGTAACCAAGGCGAGAAGGAGGTTGAGGTCATGTTCGACCTGGACTCCAATTTACCCAACGACCTGATCGGCGATAGCCTGCGACTGCAACAGGTACTGATCAACCTGGCGGGTAATGCCCTCAAGTTCACCCTGGAAGGCCAGGTCGTGGTCAGCGTTGAACAACTGAAGCGCACGGAAAATGCTGTGAGCTTGCGCATCGCCGTTTCTGATACCGGCATCGGTATTAGCCCGGAACAACTTCAGCGCATTTTTGAAGGCTTCACTCAGGCCGAGGCTTCAACTTCCCGGCGCTTTGGTGGCACAGGTCTGGGCCTGGTGATCTGCAAACGGTTGGTCACTTTGATGGGTGGTGAACTTCAGGTGGAGAGCCAGCAAGGTGTCGGGAGTCGTTTCTGGTTCGATATCACTCTGGATGTAGCGCCAACGTCACTGCTGAAATCCGCCTTTGCTGGAGTCGATGTGTCCTTACGGATTCTGGTCGTCGACGACAACGCCATGGCGGGTGAACTGCTGTTGCGCACCGTGCATGCATTGGGATGGAAGGCTGACCGCGTAAGTGGTGGCACGCAAGCGGTGGAATGGGTGAAGAAAGCCCAGGCGCTAGGTGAAGCCTACGACGTGGTGCTGATGGACTGGCGGATGTCCGATATGGATGGGCTGAGCGCTGCGCAATTGATCCATCAGCAGGGTAACGGTGCGCCACCTCCGATGATCATTATGATCACTGCTTACGGCCGCGAAGTATTGGCAGACGCGCACCAGGCGGGAGACGCCCCCTTCGTGGGTTTTCTCACCAAACCGGTCACTCCAAAGCAGCTAGCCGACGCTGTTCAGCGAGCACTTAACGGCAAAGACCAGCTCCATTCCCCCCTTTCCCTGTCAACGGTTGACAGGCCGCAGCGTCTGGCCGGGCTGCGACTATTGGTGGTGGAAGACAACATGCTCAATCGCCAGGTCGCCGATGAGTTACTGACAAGGGAAGGTGCTCAGGTGACGCTGGCCGAAGGCGGGCTGGAAGGTGTGAGCAAGGTGATGAATGAGCATGTGCCCTTTGACGTCGTATTGATGGATATCCAGATGCCCGATATTGATGGCTTGGAGGCGACTCGTCGCATTCGATCGAATCCGCGCTTTGCAGCGTTGCCGATAGTAGCGATGACCGCAAATGCCTCCAATATCGACCGTGACGCATGTCTTGTTGCGGGGATGAATGATCATGTTGGCAAACCTATAGACCTGGAACAACTCGTCGCAACTCTGCTCTCTCAATCGAGCCGTAAAGATAGCCAGGCATCTTTAACCTTGGGGCAAGTCAATACGGGAGAAGGCGTTATAGAGTCTCGCACATCAACTATTGAGCGCTTTGGTGGTGACCTCGACTTGATCCGCAAGGTGCTATGCACCTTTGGCCCCGAGATGGAAAAACAGCTTGTCCGATTGAGGGATCAGATCCAGCGGCAAGATGTATCGGGGGCCGCCTTTGTTCTCCATACCATTAAAGGTAGCAGCGGCACCATGGGGGCCAAGGCGGTGTCGCTGCTGGCCGGTAACCTGGAGCAGACACTAATACACGGAAATGCAGAGTCTGTAGCGAGCATCTTTTTAGACCCAACATGGTTTGACGAATTGAGCAGGTTACTGCAACAGAGCCTTGAGCAAATGGATGTCGATTTTGCTCAGGGGCCGCGTGCAAAAAGCAGTGCTGACGAAGATTCTGTGGCGCCGGTGCAATGGAGAGAGTCCCTAGAGCAGATTCTGCTATTGCTGGAGACGGGTAACCTTCGGGCCATAGAACTGGCAGACGCATTGGCCTCAAAAATGCCGCCGTCCCTGCGGCCACAGTTCGACGAACTTGTTGTCAGGGTGCAATCGCTAGACTTTTCCGCTGCGATGCCGATTGGTCGTGACCTGTTGAGATCTGCCTGATGGAACAATCGATGAAAACCTGGTTACCGCATTCCTTTAACCGTCCAAAACTCCTTATTGTCGACGACCAACCGACTAATATCCGGGTACTTCATGAGCTATTTCGTGAGGACTGTGATGTGTTCATGGCCACCAGCGGTGAGCAGGCAATCAGCGTATGCCAGGCCCAACTGCCCGATTTGATTCTGCTGGACGTGGTCATGGAGGGTATGGACGGGCATGAAGTATGCCGTCGACTCAAGGTTGACCCTATGACCCAAGACATCCCCATCATCTTCATTACCGCACAGCAGCAGGACTCAGATGAGGTGCTAGGATTGGAGCTTGGCGCGGTGGACTTCATCAGCAAACCCATCAATACCACCATTGTCAGAGCACGTGTGCGAACACATCTCACCCTGAAACTACAGAGCGATCTGCTGCGTTCAATGGCATTGATAGATGGTCTTACCGGGGTAGCCAATCGACGCAAATTTAATGAGGACATATTGGCAGATTGGCGTCTGTGCTTTCGAGAACAAAAGCCGCTGTCGCTCATTTTGGTGGATGTCGACTATTTCAAACGCTACAACGACCGATACGGACACCAGGCTGGAGATGACTGCTTGAAGTCCGTTGCCCAAACATTATCTGCAACGGTTAGACGGCCCTACGACCTAGTCGCTCGGTATGGTGGCGAAGAGTTCGCCTGCGTTCTGCCCAATACAGTTCTTTCTGGTGCGGTGGAGATTGCAGAAAGAATGCAAGAACGTGTTCGGACATTGGGTATCGAACATTCTGCTTCTGATGTCGATCATGTGCTGACAATCTCTCTAGGTGTCGCAACATTGACGCCCACTGACGAACTGGGATTCGAGGCTTTGATAGAAGCTGCGGACAAGCAACTTTATGAAGCGAAGAACGCGGGCAGGGCGCGGGTATGTTCATCTGCAATGTCGTCCAGTTAAGAAAATGCGGCAGGCTGCTTCTTGCCGTTAGCAGCCGGTCACGATATCCCGCTTATATAAATTGCTGGCCTGCTACCTGGCTTTCACCGTCCACAGTGTAGATCCATCAGCAGAACTTCCGCCTTGCTGTACTTGAAGCCCGGTCGAAAGAGACGATTGACGGCTTCGGACGCAGCCTTGGTCATGAGTCGAACATCGTTTGTCGGGTAGGGTAGTTCGACGAGTGCGCCATTCGCATATAAACCTCGCAAGTGATTTTGGTGTGAGCACAAAAGGGCCCTATTGGGCCCTTTTTGCTTGGAGGTTGTTATTCAGAAACGGCTATTACCTGATCACTTATAAGCTGGGCCAGAATTCGCACAGGCTCCGTAAAACTCTGTCGAGACCGATGCACCAGCCCGATATCACGGTGAAAGGTATGCTGTCCCAGATCGAGAGCTCGTACACCAGCTGGCCATTCTTGATGGGTGTTCGTCTGCGGCACCAACGCTATGCCTACACCATTTTCAACCAGCTTGATGATGGCCTCCAGTTCATCCAGTTCGCAAACCTCCCGCAAGGTGAAATGCATCTGCCGCAGGAAACGATCGACCTGTCTGCCGCCGAAGGATGATCGGTCATAGCGAATAAAGGGCTGGCTGGACAGCAGTTCCGACCAGTCTTCTCCCTCTAGGTCACGTGGCACGATCAGTCGGTAGGGCTCTAGCGCCAACGTCGTCCAGCGCAGGTCACTTTGAAGGGAGAAGGGCGGGCGAATGATCACGGCCATGTCGATCTCGCCGGCGTCGACGAGGTTCACCAGCTCCATTGAAAGGCCCGGGATGACACGTGTGCGGCACTGCGGACACTGTCGGTGAAACTTTGCTAGCGCATCTGGCAAATAGGAGCGCTGCACGGATGCGATCGCGCCGATGTTGACCAGCACGCTGGGAGGCTTGCCCAGCGTTGTAGAGCCCAAATTGTCGTAAAGCCTCAGCAGCTCTTGCGCCTGCAAAAGTATCTGGTGGCCCATTTTGTTGAGATGGGCCGAGCGTCCTCTCCTGTCGAAAATTTCGAACCCAAGTTCGGCTTCAAGGCGCTGGATTTGCGCGCTCACGGCGGCCTGAGTCAGGCCGATCTTGTTGCCGGCAGCGGCGAATGTGCCTTCCCGCGCCACCGCAATGAGTGTCTTCAGTTCTTTGATCATTCACAAATATTAGTTGTGTTTCTAAGAAATATATATTGATTTTTATGTTTGGTTTCCCGTCCTACGATGTCTCACATCCCCGGCAACGGCTGAATCCAGAGAGCCAATGACGGTGGAAATGTTCGCCAACCAACAAAAAATATTTGGAGTTCTGATGAGCCTCTCGCCATTCCACCTCGCAATCCCTGTTTATGACCTGGCTGCAGCTCGCACCTTTTACGGTGAGGTTTTTGGTCTTGAAGAAGGGCGCTCCAGCACGCAGTGGGTAGATTTCGATTTTTATGGTCACCAACTGGTGATTCACGAACATCCAAAAACCGCTTCGCAGGAAAGCGTGCATAGCAACCCGGTTGACGGACACGATGTTCCAGTTCCGCACTTCGGCATCATTTTAGGTTGGGAACAGTGGGAGGCACTGGCCGAACGTCTGAAGTCGTTTGGTACCGAATTCGTGATCGAACCGTACATTCGTTTCAAAGGCCAAGTGGGCGAGCAAGCCACCATGTTTTTGTTTGATCCGTGCGGCAACGCTCTTGAGTTCAAGGCTTTCAAGGATATGAGCCAGCTCTTCGCCAAGTAACAACACCCATGGCACAACCGCGTTGTGCCATTTGATCTCAAGTGAGCTGGAAGCTCATGACTCTAGCAACTGCGAATAGACGCAGACCTTTCATTCCAACAAGAAGGCTAGACATGAAACGTATTCCCTTGGTGTGGCAAATCGTTGCCGGGCTGTTGCTTGGCGTGCTTGTCGGTTGGTACTTCAATACGCATCCGCACTATCAGACATGGGTGAGTGCGGAGATCCTCAAACCGCTCGGTGACATCTTTATCAAGATGATGAAGATGGTGGTTGTACCGATTGTGTTCTGTTGCATGATTCTGGGCATCGC
The window above is part of the Pseudomonas prosekii genome. Proteins encoded here:
- a CDS encoding response regulator — its product is MRVMILDDDPWISDLLKQLVLSIRPVAQVDCFTDVASALDAWQPSTYQLVMADWNLPDAPGVNLLQKIREKDQDTPLVMITGRADRDSVLAVKSLRISAFFTKPFQVSRVVQCLDTLLPLDEPPGATTVNAEDLISYLSGLSAAELDLPLLASIKDMLQLGYGGAVMDLRELVIDWQYDPALCAHLIAAANGAAYLGFGQPCTNLNGALARLGGLTSVNLAISQALRQTATQPDGMLKTFIQAHLDEAERLAERVVLLAQQCGLDPAPLQSAALLHRIGELCVLYQTQKWENQGNCVTEDTLTHAARDFSAPFAIRLKAQWGLPMVLRELIGAIYALPRMQVRREQVVMRLAAAINNGEPQADIDRLQRLAGLP
- a CDS encoding PAS domain-containing hybrid sensor histidine kinase/response regulator, with protein sequence MRVRKHKFFAWNWGVAITLAVGLGASILGGLTLGRMNDQQVQEAITAATEDAAELVLMRLNLYQYGLRGARGAVLTAGEYDISREVFRRYHRTRDLAFEFPGASAFGFIRRVPERDENEFLKHARADGAADFSIHQFSAHAGERYVIQYVQPAEGNQAAIGLDIASETSRREAAQSSIQSGAARITGPITLIQAIGKPQQSFLVLMPIFRGGVTPVTAAEREAAAFGWSYVVLQTEEVLKGLRIENETVHLRLRDITVPGQEKLFYESTDDSARGETLRTHQLEREVYGRRWQIELDANSLFIQRLHQVSPKVVLFFGGLLTLLLATLVSVGSVSRQRRRQIFVEQARLASIVESSGDGIIGKTLDGVVTNWNKGAERLFGFAAEEAVGQTLANLIVPAELVTEEAHILARIRAGERIGSFDTQRHHKDRRLIDVSVSISPIYGEGGRVIGASKTLRDISAKKVAEARILELNSNLEEQVAQRTSELRHLNLLLDTVLRSATEVSIIATDLDGVIRVFNKGAEHLLGYGADELVGKDTPALFHVPEEVAARGVELSEEYAQTIDGFRVLTHKPELEGAETREWTYTRKDGSRFPVTLVVTSMRDADGVLSGYLGIAVDITERKAAEKELAASLRTTLEQRSELMAVHDQLLMAAEVAELGVWSWTLADNNLQWNDRMFEFYGQPLTLRNNGLSYMHWYSRVHPEDVVAAAAKLNAAVEGTDVYDTIFRVVHPDGQIRFIHAGAQIERSPNGAALRVTGINRDITVQRELESHLLYAKEQADAGSAAKSAFLANMSHEIRTPMNAVLGMLQLVQNTELNGRQLDYVTKAQTAAKSLLGLLNDILDYSKIEAGKLQLDVHPFELEPLMRDLAVVLTGNQGEKEVEVMFDLDSNLPNDLIGDSLRLQQVLINLAGNALKFTLEGQVVVSVEQLKRTENAVSLRIAVSDTGIGISPEQLQRIFEGFTQAEASTSRRFGGTGLGLVICKRLVTLMGGELQVESQQGVGSRFWFDITLDVAPTSLLKSAFAGVDVSLRILVVDDNAMAGELLLRTVHALGWKADRVSGGTQAVEWVKKAQALGEAYDVVLMDWRMSDMDGLSAAQLIHQQGNGAPPPMIIMITAYGREVLADAHQAGDAPFVGFLTKPVTPKQLADAVQRALNGKDQLHSPLSLSTVDRPQRLAGLRLLVVEDNMLNRQVADELLTREGAQVTLAEGGLEGVSKVMNEHVPFDVVLMDIQMPDIDGLEATRRIRSNPRFAALPIVAMTANASNIDRDACLVAGMNDHVGKPIDLEQLVATLLSQSSRKDSQASLTLGQVNTGEGVIESRTSTIERFGGDLDLIRKVLCTFGPEMEKQLVRLRDQIQRQDVSGAAFVLHTIKGSSGTMGAKAVSLLAGNLEQTLIHGNAESVASIFLDPTWFDELSRLLQQSLEQMDVDFAQGPRAKSSADEDSVAPVQWRESLEQILLLLETGNLRAIELADALASKMPPSLRPQFDELVVRVQSLDFSAAMPIGRDLLRSA
- a CDS encoding diguanylate cyclase, whose translation is MKTWLPHSFNRPKLLIVDDQPTNIRVLHELFREDCDVFMATSGEQAISVCQAQLPDLILLDVVMEGMDGHEVCRRLKVDPMTQDIPIIFITAQQQDSDEVLGLELGAVDFISKPINTTIVRARVRTHLTLKLQSDLLRSMALIDGLTGVANRRKFNEDILADWRLCFREQKPLSLILVDVDYFKRYNDRYGHQAGDDCLKSVAQTLSATVRRPYDLVARYGGEEFACVLPNTVLSGAVEIAERMQERVRTLGIEHSASDVDHVLTISLGVATLTPTDELGFEALIEAADKQLYEAKNAGRARVCSSAMSSS
- a CDS encoding LysR substrate-binding domain-containing protein, coding for MIKELKTLIAVAREGTFAAAGNKIGLTQAAVSAQIQRLEAELGFEIFDRRGRSAHLNKMGHQILLQAQELLRLYDNLGSTTLGKPPSVLVNIGAIASVQRSYLPDALAKFHRQCPQCRTRVIPGLSMELVNLVDAGEIDMAVIIRPPFSLQSDLRWTTLALEPYRLIVPRDLEGEDWSELLSSQPFIRYDRSSFGGRQVDRFLRQMHFTLREVCELDELEAIIKLVENGVGIALVPQTNTHQEWPAGVRALDLGQHTFHRDIGLVHRSRQSFTEPVRILAQLISDQVIAVSE
- a CDS encoding VOC family protein, whose product is MSLSPFHLAIPVYDLAAARTFYGEVFGLEEGRSSTQWVDFDFYGHQLVIHEHPKTASQESVHSNPVDGHDVPVPHFGIILGWEQWEALAERLKSFGTEFVIEPYIRFKGQVGEQATMFLFDPCGNALEFKAFKDMSQLFAK